A genomic segment from Vicia villosa cultivar HV-30 ecotype Madison, WI unplaced genomic scaffold, Vvil1.0 ctg.000106F_1_1, whole genome shotgun sequence encodes:
- the LOC131624154 gene encoding uncharacterized protein LOC131624154: MSVDLTKTATNGHEKILIPQEQQAKINEMRKLIGPLSGKALIYCSDASIARYLRARNWNVKKAAKMLKQTLKWRAEYKPEEIRWEDVAQEAETGKIYRSNYIDKHGRTVLVMRPARQNSKSTKGQIKYLVYCMENAILNLQNEQEQMVWLIDFQGFNMSHISIKVTRETAHVLQEHYPERLGLAILYNPPKIFEPFFTMVKPILETKTYNKVKFGYSDDQNTKKIMEDLFDLDHLESAFGGNDNTPFDINKYAERMKEDDKKIPSFWTTETSPSSVPIDVPSLDSIKLDTDSDASDNEKIVRSSDSVADTRLVNPDQNSVNQEEVNVSAAVH; the protein is encoded by the exons ATGAGTGTAGATCTGACGAAAACTGCCACTAATGGCCATGAGAAAATATTAATACCGCAAGAGCAGCAGGCAAAG ATCAATGAGATGAGAAAGCTAATAGGGCCACTCTCTGGTAAGGCATTGATTTATTGCTCTGATGCATCCATCGCGAGGTATTTAAGGGCACGGAATTGGAATGTCAAGAAGGCAGCTAAAATGTTGAAGCAGACCCTTAAATGGAGAGCAGAATATAAACCAGAAGAGATCCGCTGG GAAGATGTTGCTCAAGAAGCCGAGACTGGAAAGATCTACAGATCAAATTACATCGACAAACATGGCAGAACAGTACTTGTAATGAGACCCGCTCGTCAG AATTCGAAGTCAACAAAAGGACAGATTAAGTATTTGGTGTACTGCATGGAGAACGCTATTCTGAATCTTCAAAACGAACAGGAACAGATGGTTTGGCTGATTGATTTCCAGGGTTTCAATATGTCACATATATCTATCAAAGTGACACGCGAAACTGCTCACGTATTACAAGAACATTATCCTGAAAGGCTGGGTCTGGCAATACTCTACAATCCACCAAAAATCTTCGAGCCATTCTTCACG ATGGTAAAGCCCATATTAGAGACCAAGACCTATAACAAAGTCAAGTTTGGTTATTCTGATGATCAAAACACCAAGAAGATTATGGAGGATTTGTTTGATCTGGACCATCTTGAATCCGCATTCGGTGGAAACGATAATACACCATTCGATATAAATAAATATGCTGAGAGAATGAAAGAGGATGATAAGAAGATTCCATCTTTCTGGACAACGGAAACCTCTCCATCCTCAGTTCCAATTGATGTTCCTTCTTTAGATTCCATTAAACTAGACACCGATTCTGATGCTTCTGACAATGAGAAAATAGTTCGTTCTTCTGACTCAGTGGCGGACACCAGATTAGTCAACCCCGATCAAAATTCAGTTAATCAAGAGGAAGTGAATGTGAGTGCTGCTGTGCATTAG